agaaaaaaatatttaagcacAAGATtcgaaacattttatttcttcaggATTAAAAACTTGAGATGTATGAGTATGAGTCTTTCACCTCGTCTAAAACCGCAGCCGTGGGTAAtcgaaatttcaagatttttaGGAAAGCAACAGACATGGGAGAGGCAGTAGAACTATTGCCATGagaaaaattggaaaataagTGAAGATATCTGTGactcttatttataaatacgaaaatatttaaataaatatattaggacaaatcacacggattgagctagccccaaagtaagttcgagacttgtgttatgggatactaactcaacgatactatattttataacaaatacatatatagataaacatccaagacccggatcaatcagaaaaagatcattttccatcatgacccgaccggggatcgaacccaggacctctcggtttagtggcaagaactttaccactgcgccaccgaggtcgtcatattaattactaaacaTTAATTTGCGGCGTGGATttctaatatttctttatgtaaAGATCTTCTCTTATTtgcaaaacattattttatttatatattgtctCATATGTGgttagtaacaaaatatttttctaatttaactACTTGACCACACGTATGGTCAAAACCTCGTTAATAAGCACGTACTTTTTCTGGAATCCGAATTTACTCAATAAGGTGGGCTGGTTGCCAGGCAGCGATGTGGTTCGTTTCAGGGCAGTTTGTTTTACTTTGTTTCGCCCTTTGTTGGACTGACTCAGCACTGACTGCGACTGGCTCCCGCTCCAGGTTTGCTTCAGCGTCGGCGGTGAGCCGAACGAcgactgaaataaaaaaaaacttgtctATGTTATCTACCCCTGACCATAGATCCATAGACCATAGACCATATCTTTAGCTGTACTCGAATGAACAACGAAAATAGCTGCTGGTTccacaaaatatagtttttttccgTTATTAAACATATTCCAAGTAATAATAAACGGTATACGAACCTGTGAATCCACAGGAGTGATCAAAGTCTCATACGGATAAGTATTTTCTATCACAGAATCTTCCGTACATAGATCAAATACTGGATCCTCTTTTATCATTCTATTGCATGGAGTCTCCAATATTGGACTAATACACTTCCTTGGACTATTCTGAGGCGAATTTTCCTTCTGTGAACTACTCGTCTGCAATTCTGTTTCGATGTTCAActctatttctttattaatagaGCCCACAGTTTTCACTTTAAACGGATTCCGACTGATTTTTTCTGGAGATTCTTCTATAACTATACTTTCTTTTGATATGTTCAGCTCGGATGTTGATTGGTTAGACGTAATTGATACATTAAGTTCGGAATGACATTGTACTGAACTAAAGAATTTACTTTCTACAATGTTATCGTCTAAAGTAGTTCGAGGGAATTTACTCagtctttttaaaatgttgtcacCGTTTTTTCttaagcattttttaaatgatcgTTCCTTGTTTTCTAGTATCGGGGATTTTTCTTTATCCGTGGTCAAATGGGACACAATTTCATCATCGCATAGTGCTATGTTGTGGCTTCCTTGAGTGTCGTATTGTGTGAAAGTTTCactgtcatttttaatatcaaatttccGTTTTTTGGCCAATGGTTCAGAACAGTACATGTTGCTTAGAGATTCTATTGTTATGCTGAAACAAACAttaagcatattttatttacaaataatgaaaagatTTTGTATGTAAGAGTATGTAGAAACTTTATATTCTTATGagcattataattatttgtgttagttttacaaatatatattccataaaaaataaacaatgctCTGACAATTAGGGATATCGACGACCGTTCAAAGtgaagacgaaaaagtaggaaagctgACCCCGACCTtccaacgctcaacggctgacgATGAATCCGTGAAACCTTCAGTTATCAGactatcatttaaaaaaatattatacatgagtcagtcagtcagattaataaaaagtaaagttagaacctgggacctctcgatcACAAGTGATACACATAACActcaactttgttttatgtgtaACAGGGTATCGCCTcgtcttcgctcgggtaaaaccataataaaaagtagcctatgtaactcctgaaggtttcgcctatctctgtgccaaatttcatcgaaattcaaaaactactgggccagTTTTTGAGttgtacaaacaaaaatacaaatctttcctctttataatattattatagataaattacCTCTCGTCCTGCGTCTCGGGAACGTGTCTGGCAACAAGATTCACAATCTTCTTCAGCGGCCGCGTGTGCGGTGCTGCGATAATGGGTTCCAGTTTCTTCACCTTCTTCGCCCAGGGAGTCGTCTCTTGTAGATATTGTTCGAAACTCCCGCCCCATATGCTGGGATGATTCGCGACACCTTTCTCTTTCCAACTGTCCGTTTTAACTTGTCCATTCtgtaaagtaattttatatagtagCTACGCTACTAAGCtcgtaaaaacgtaataaattatacaactaaactttccttaggaatcacactatctattggtgaaaaccgcatgaaaatccgtgcagtagtttttgagttgctcgcgaacagacagacggacaaacgCGGCTGAggacttttctttttataatatgtatagtaataaaaactacGAGCTGTTACCTGCAGCTCAGCCCTCAGAAACATGTATAGctatatctacatatttaatcaaaatcagccAAGCAGTTTAGCCACGAAAGcgtcacagacagacaggaagatatactttcgcatttataatgtatggATGTACTGATTTAAACTTtggaagaatttttttttataatatatttccttTTGTGTTATgatgtactttttttttctagctaAATAGAAAATGACTGCGTCACTGGGCTTAACAATGAAATGCTAAGTTCAATTCTAAGCTTAGTTCAATTTTCGCCGTAACAGTGCTATGattctctctctatctctctgCAAAGTGTGCAGGGtttttcacgatgttttccttcaagcaagtggtggtcaatgaaaactatacatgagtcagattggtatacaaactcatgtggcacgaataggataCGAAACCTATCTATCGATCATAGCATctcatcttaaccattacctTACCACAGCTTCTCTATTgcgataaattttaaaaataaatgattccaCGTCCAGATtgaatttccaaaataattatctatgcATGCTCACAGAATAATGGTGGTCGGGGTGCCAGTCATCCATTTTCTTCAAAGTGAATGGGTCCAAATTCCCCAGGGCCAGTTGGAAGGCAATGTCGGGGTCCAACAGCTCACCAGCATTCACACATAATGCTTGCTCTATTTCTGGGAATTACATGAGAtagatgaaatatttattgtatttgagaCTTTGTCACTATAGAAATTGGGAAAAACCTattaattgaccgagcgagcgaagcgagggaggtctacaattctacttggggcaaaatttaattttttgtatgtgatgaaattttaaaggatctggcaatagaatttttaagttcgtggggcaacaaaatcggttaaaccgtttttgaaatattcacaattttgtaaaaactcatcaaaatttattgttttcgcgaggtctaagttcgtggcgaacaactagtattagaaatgcgaaaagttttttaagatgtatgtgtgtatttgtgtatgtttgttattctttcacgaaaaatctttcaaaaaaaattgagaaaattgaCGAAGTGAAACTacgattgcgtgagaatcacTTCTCAATTTACTTAATACTAAATAATGACTTACTAAGttctttttttacttaaaatgtatttatgtattacataaaatagtctttattatgtaatacataaatacattttatgtaatagtcgtaatttacttaaactaagtataTCTAAACTCTCTATATCTATGTACCTTCATCCTCAGGCTCGGTCAAGCGCAGCATGCGCCTGCGCAGAGGGTCGTACACGTACTGATGTTTGAATGTCGCCTCCGCCTTCAGGAAGCTCTCTCTATATTCATCTGTCACTATCAGCGACGACTTGTTGAAGAAACTCGGCAACTTTTTCAGAGCCTGAAAGATAAATCAGGTTTAATTTGTTACGTTTACAAGTTGtggagataaaaatatatttaatactctAAAGGCTGGGTTTATGGTACATTTTCAAAGCAATATCAATCGATATTATTATTGGAAatgctgtctgtctgtcacaccTACATCGCTAAgggtcgattttgatgaaattcgaaatatatatatttattccgtaatgtcattaattaatgaaatataggCTACCAACAAGAAATGCAACAAGAATTcttactaatactataaatgcgaaagtttgagatgtttgttactttcacacaaaatctactggattgattattatgaaatttggcgcacgggtagaatataacatggaataacacatagggtactttttgtcacGAAGCGCAGCgagccccgaggcgcagctagtgtttTATAAACGCAACTAAAATGTAATTCCGGCTCCACACAGTTTGCTAAACTTCAACGagttcggtatacattgctggtttttcattgtggtaaatTAAAGCATTCATACAacctacgcaatgttcacgcattcgcgtcggcatgtgtccgaATTCCGCGACATATGTGGAGCTAGCATAACGAATATACGATAAACACCTACAACAAATACAGCAAATAGGTGGttcggccgcgctgtcattacgatccgtcaattttcgaaattttgtGAGTTGAGTTGCgaagtgtttgtgagtttgtatgtttgaggcggataatctccgaaactactgaaccaatttcaaaaattttcaccattcgtatatatataagctatattttatctcaaaattcacatgggagcaaagccccaggcaacatctagtcatttataaaattgacattgttAAAgcaaagaataaattatttcaaagttagacaataaaactaattgttttctttgtttgtttgttttattcgaataattgtaatgacagcgcgagcGCATCGTTTAAAACGCTCGGAGATGTTTCTTAGAGCCAACTACACTACTCACATTTGCGAAATTGGGGTCCCGAGTGGCGGTGACGAACTGGCGGGCCTTCGCTAGCCCGATGCCGGGCAGCGAGGGCAGGTAGTCGCAGCCCGCCAGCACGCACGCTCGCCGCAGCGCGCACAGCGCCCCCTCCcgcgcccccgcccccgccccagCCCCCGCGCCCGCCCCGCGCCACACCGCGCGCGCCAGCTGCGTCGCCTCCACCAGCGTGCCCGCGCCCGCCAGGTCCATTTTGAACAGAACCTGATCACCGTGGACAGAGAAAGCCTCTtcttgttacctcttcacgctttatatacttaacctttctttcttcttcaaattttgcatacatatagtttgatataggatacctttcattctggaaaaataactgttcccgtgggaaattcacacaggcgaagccacgggcaaaagctagtaattttatacgcaatattcataaaagtaaaaagaaatgGGACAGTGTTAATATCTTTTGGACACACACACGACACAGTTACACAGGGCTTCAAAGTCGTCTATGCAACTTTTTGATCATGCTTATTAGTTACTTCTGacagtataattatatttttgtgagtAATGTGTTTACCCGATTGCCTGATTACTAATTTCtagaacaattatttttgtatttgtgtgcCAATCGGGGtttttttgaaatgattttcatacaaactttctccccccattatattattttgaaggtTGAGTTTTGAAAAAATCGTAATAATATTTGGACAGTGGTATTCACAGGAGTATATTAGCATGAATTTATTACCTTAGTGCACccaaacaaaatcaaatctgAATCTTCAGTGATGACCAAATGTGCTATATTCTTGATGTTCAAATATGCCAATTGGGCATCGGCTTCGTAAGGAGCCACGATACAGTCTACATTTCTCTTCCTACACTCCTTGATGAGTTTTAGAGCCATCGCGTGTGTGATGTCAACGCTGCGCCGCATGTATGATCTAGCTTCTTCTATCTGTTGATAAAagttcaaaattgtaataaatacctTTATCAATTAACATTCATACTGATCTTTAAGCCAGTTGCACTAGGGAACATTTGACACGCATATTACGCGCATCGTTCGTTCCTTTCCCTTACAATTTGTATGAGTAAGATTGACTATGAGCTATTTCACTCTAGTCAGTGGTAATTTGTTAGATAGTGATATGTTACATGTCAAATGTTCTAGTGTATTTGTGGCTTTAATGTGGAAGTAGTTATCCACATGAAAGGTCAGTTGTGTCCAGTACAATTTTGTCTAGTTTCTGTCCTTTCTAAAAGGGTTAAATGTATTCTGTactttgcccgcggcttcgcttgcATGAATTACTCTGCAGAAGGGGAACAGATTATTTTCATCCAAattttcaccccccattacaGTCATTTGAGGGTTtaatattggaaaataaaGTAGCATTAGTTTGAATATGGGTCCTTAACTATCTgccataccaaatttcatcaaaatcggttcagaaATTTTGCAGTGAAACAAATAAGATagatttcacatttataatattaattagtatggATACTCTATGTTACCTTTCCTAAACTTAATAATTCAGCTGCCCTCTTCTTTGATGTTGCCCTAGACCTGAAAaaaccaaataataaatattattaccgaagatttaaagttttaatcaaTACTCCTCAGCTTTATAGTACTATGTTATCTGTGATACTCACTCTCTTCTCTTAGATTCAGTCATAGCCTTTGCAGGGAGATGCCGTCCATCAAACACAAGAATGGGCTTAACATTCTTGGACAAGAGCATTGTCACATATTTTAAACAGTATCTTATGTGTCTGGAAAGAAAAGCagttagttaaaatttataacaatgtgatacaagttatttttaagataggtagtttttagttttattttatataatttaatggtaAATAGTGATTTCGAAATATTAAATGTGAGTTTAATAGATCTTGGATAACTgaataagtacctaagtatatcaataatccaggttataattgaaaaagaaCCTAAATTTGTACCAGCTACAATACGTACCAGCTACAGCTACCAGTACGTACCAATATGGTTCATATTTGAGCAATAAATACGTGAGaaacaaattacattatgtGGATAGTTCACTGAACGAAGTTTGAGTAGATATTTGTGCTACTTACATGTCAGTATCTTCTCCTCGGACTAACTTATCCGCACAAGCGAATGCCCCTTTATGCAGCCAACAGTAAGAATCTATTGCGACAGTACAACCACTAAATTCACCAATATTAGCCTTCTTTGAGGCTTTTTCTAAAAAAGGGATCAACCCAGTAATACCCATGATTGAAAcgtttatatttaatctcaattacTGTAAGCTAAACTTAACATAGGATTGAAACATAGTTTTGCATCCAAAAATGCATTATTGGTGAGTAAATAGGGTCTTCATTgtgataaaaactaaataaacattgatTGAATTGAACAGCACAACACGACAAAGATGTCATTTTTCCCGCTCCGCTCCCGCTCGCCGCGCTCGCCATTTTTTTCTGTCATCTGTCAAAAAATCTGTCAACTTGCTTCTTTTGTCAATGtcagtttaatattttttttcctacaATATGGTCAAAGAATTttcaaagtacctacctatttattacgAAGAATATTCCAATAGTTGTCGAAACTACTAATAACATTTAACCAAGTACAAACGCCATGGCATTGAACCGTCACAAATACGATTGCGggtagttttgtttttgtacgtagttccatttttttaaagcaatgTGGTTGTTCCACAAATTGACCtcttaattttatctaaagtataaaattataagacCGGTCTAAGTGCGAGCCAAATAGTGCTCTTTATGTTCGAAATCACTTAAAATGCGATTACATCCACGCATATTGTCCTCGGCAGCGGCTATTGCAATAACTTGTGTTGTGTCTGCAGCTGCCTACTATTTTAAGAGTCGAAGCAAAGAGATCAATGAAGTGATGGTATTTTGCAAATTACAGTTCAATGCGTACAATTGTttcgataaattaataagttacATTGAAGCAGCTAAGCGGAGCATCAATGTATGCATGCCCGGCATTCACAATCAAGCCATACAGGGCAGGCTGCTTGAAGTATTGAAGACCAAGAAAATTGCCGTCCGTATAATCATAGATCGAACTGCATATAACGAGTCTACTGATTTCTTCCTAAAAGAACTCTTAGATGCAGGTACTTTCCTCTAGGCATTTTATTAAACCAGTTCAAAATAAGCTAGTTTTGTTTAATTGGCGTCGATTCTACTAATGTTAAGTCAAAATTGTATctcaatagtttttaaatagtatataagtTACACGCAGGGAA
This portion of the Plodia interpunctella isolate USDA-ARS_2022_Savannah chromosome 10, ilPloInte3.2, whole genome shotgun sequence genome encodes:
- the tos gene encoding exonuclease 1; this translates as MGITGLIPFLEKASKKANIGEFSGCTVAIDSYCWLHKGAFACADKLVRGEDTDIHIRYCLKYVTMLLSKNVKPILVFDGRHLPAKAMTESKRRESRATSKKRAAELLSLGKIEEARSYMRRSVDITHAMALKLIKECRKRNVDCIVAPYEADAQLAYLNIKNIAHLVITEDSDLILFGCTKVLFKMDLAGAGTLVEATQLARAVWRGAGAGAGAGAGAREGALCALRRACVLAGCDYLPSLPGIGLAKARQFVTATRDPNFANALKKLPSFFNKSSLIVTDEYRESFLKAEATFKHQYVYDPLRRRMLRLTEPEDEEIEQALCVNAGELLDPDIAFQLALGNLDPFTLKKMDDWHPDHHYSNGQVKTDSWKEKGVANHPSIWGGSFEQYLQETTPWAKKVKKLEPIIAAPHTRPLKKIVNLVARHVPETQDESITIESLSNMYCSEPLAKKRKFDIKNDSETFTQYDTQGSHNIALCDDEIVSHLTTDKEKSPILENKERSFKKCLRKNGDNILKRLSKFPRTTLDDNIVESKFFSSVQCHSELNVSITSNQSTSELNISKESIVIEESPEKISRNPFKVKTVGSINKEIELNIETELQTSSSQKENSPQNSPRKCISPILETPCNRMIKEDPVFDLCTEDSVIENTYPYETLITPVDSQSSFGSPPTLKQTWSGSQSQSVLSQSNKGRNKVKQTALKRTTSLPGNQPTLLSKFGFQKKPVLRR